In Amycolatopsis methanolica 239, a single genomic region encodes these proteins:
- a CDS encoding hydantoinase/oxoprolinase family protein: MTLRIGVDTGGTFTDVCAFDEQTGRLYVRKVSSTPDDPGRAIVTGVSQLLAEIGGRDLGDVGYFAHGTTVGTNALLTERGGRTGLLTTAGFRDLLELGRGRRPSLYDLQADKPAALVPRDQRLEVDERVRHDGRVERALDQDQVRALARELREQNVEAVAVCFLYSFVDPAHERTAERILAEELPGVHVSVSSAVLPEFREYERLSTVVVNAYLGPVVARYLAKLRTRLGELGLRATPHVTQSNGGIIPFETAERMPSRMVLSGPSTGVVGAAEIARAAGYPDIITFDVGGTSSDVSLVQDGVPKSSSGTEIDGRPVRAPMLDIHTVGAGGGSIAWIDAGGALKVGPGSAGADPGPACYGRGTEPTVTDANVVLRVLNPEYLLDGQMKIDAEAARRAVSTVAGPLGMDVLDAAQGIVRVITANMARAIRVISVQRGYDPRDYVLVPFGGAGPLHAVRLARELGMRTVLVPETPGAQCAAGLLMTDIRADFLRTHISPPDETTVAGVFAELEAEATAWLVEENVPAERRRVERFAEMRYAGQNHELPVAVPEGGITADTVAQLTKRFAAEHERMYGYSSAEDEVQVVTFRLRAIGEVARAELHRAPLGDADASAAIRATREVYLPESGGFTECPVYDRRLLEPGHRVDGPAVVEQMDTTTLLLPGDVAVVDELRNLVVTVGR; encoded by the coding sequence CGTGACGGGCGTGTCCCAGCTGCTCGCCGAGATCGGCGGACGCGACCTCGGCGACGTCGGCTACTTCGCCCACGGCACCACGGTCGGCACCAACGCGCTGCTCACCGAACGCGGCGGGCGCACCGGCCTGCTCACCACCGCCGGCTTCCGCGACCTGCTCGAACTGGGGCGCGGCCGCCGCCCGTCGCTCTACGACCTGCAGGCCGACAAGCCCGCCGCCCTGGTGCCGCGCGACCAGCGGCTCGAGGTGGACGAGCGGGTCCGCCACGACGGCCGGGTGGAGCGCGCCCTCGACCAGGACCAGGTCCGCGCGCTCGCCCGCGAGCTGCGCGAGCAGAATGTCGAAGCCGTCGCCGTCTGCTTCCTCTACAGCTTCGTCGACCCCGCCCACGAGCGGACCGCGGAACGCATCCTCGCCGAGGAACTGCCCGGCGTGCACGTCTCGGTGTCCTCGGCCGTGCTGCCGGAGTTCCGCGAGTACGAGCGTCTGTCCACAGTGGTCGTCAACGCCTACCTCGGCCCGGTGGTCGCGCGCTACCTCGCGAAACTGCGCACCAGGCTGGGCGAGCTCGGCCTGCGGGCGACCCCGCATGTCACCCAGTCCAACGGCGGCATCATCCCGTTCGAGACGGCCGAGCGGATGCCCTCCCGCATGGTCCTCTCCGGACCCAGCACCGGCGTGGTCGGCGCGGCCGAGATCGCGCGCGCGGCCGGCTACCCGGACATCATCACCTTCGATGTGGGCGGCACGTCCTCCGACGTCTCGCTCGTCCAGGACGGCGTGCCCAAGTCCTCCAGCGGCACCGAGATCGACGGCAGGCCGGTGCGCGCGCCGATGCTGGACATTCATACCGTCGGCGCCGGTGGTGGTTCGATCGCGTGGATCGACGCGGGCGGCGCGCTGAAGGTCGGCCCGGGCAGCGCGGGCGCCGATCCGGGCCCGGCGTGTTACGGACGCGGCACGGAACCGACGGTCACCGACGCCAACGTGGTGCTGCGCGTCCTCAACCCGGAGTACCTGCTGGACGGGCAGATGAAGATCGACGCCGAGGCGGCCCGCCGGGCGGTGTCCACAGTGGCCGGTCCACTGGGGATGGACGTGCTCGACGCTGCGCAGGGGATCGTGCGGGTCATCACCGCCAACATGGCACGCGCCATCCGCGTCATCTCGGTCCAGCGCGGCTACGACCCCCGCGACTACGTCCTGGTGCCCTTCGGCGGCGCCGGCCCGCTGCACGCGGTGCGCCTGGCGCGCGAGCTGGGCATGCGCACCGTGCTGGTGCCGGAGACACCGGGCGCTCAGTGCGCCGCGGGCCTGCTGATGACCGACATCCGCGCCGACTTCCTGCGCACCCACATCTCGCCGCCCGACGAAACCACCGTCGCCGGCGTGTTCGCGGAGCTGGAGGCCGAAGCGACGGCGTGGCTGGTGGAGGAGAACGTCCCGGCCGAGCGCCGCCGTGTCGAGCGGTTCGCCGAAATGCGGTACGCGGGCCAGAACCACGAGCTGCCGGTGGCGGTCCCGGAGGGCGGGATCACGGCGGACACCGTCGCCCAGCTGACCAAGCGGTTCGCCGCCGAGCACGAGCGGATGTACGGGTACTCCTCGGCCGAGGACGAGGTCCAGGTGGTCACCTTCCGCCTGCGCGCGATCGGCGAGGTGGCCCGCGCCGAGTTGCACCGCGCCCCGCTCGGCGACGCCGACGCGAGCGCCGCGATCCGCGCCACCCGTGAGGTCTACCTGCCCGAAAGCGGCGGGTTCACCGAATGCCCGGTGTACGACCGCAGGCTCCTGGAACCCGGCCACCGCGTCGACGGCCCCGCGGTCGTCGAGCAGATGGACACCACCACGCTGCTGCTCCCCGGCGACGTCGCCGTCGTCGACGAGCTGCGCAACCTCGTCGTGACGGTGGGCCGATGA
- a CDS encoding Gfo/Idh/MocA family protein has translation MIRTAVIGFGVAGRIFHAPFLAADENYSLDYIVTGNAERAAQARAEYPHATVVATPDELFARELDLAVIGTPPPTHAGLAAEALHHGLHVVVDKPFAVTSAQAEALIEQADLAGRMLTVFQNRRWDGDFRTLRRLLDDGELGRVHTFESRFEWWKPQGPRDWKARAGAADGGGILYDLGTHLIDQAIQLFGPVAHVHADVLRRGAGDGDDDTFLVLAHENGTRSRLFMTGLAALPGPRFHVLGDRAGYTKHGLDPQEDALKNGARPGDDGFGHEPRDNWGTLGVPGDTRRVEPEPGDYGEFYRLLATAIATGGAPPVDPRDAVDVLRIIERAHAQKGDLSR, from the coding sequence GTGATCCGCACCGCGGTGATCGGTTTCGGGGTGGCCGGGCGGATCTTCCACGCCCCGTTCCTCGCCGCCGACGAGAACTACTCGCTCGACTACATCGTCACCGGGAACGCGGAGCGGGCAGCGCAAGCCCGTGCCGAGTATCCACACGCGACGGTCGTGGCGACCCCCGACGAGCTGTTCGCCCGCGAACTCGATCTGGCCGTCATCGGCACGCCGCCGCCCACGCACGCGGGCCTCGCCGCGGAGGCGCTCCACCACGGCCTGCACGTGGTGGTGGACAAGCCGTTCGCGGTGACCAGCGCGCAGGCTGAGGCGCTGATCGAGCAGGCCGACCTCGCCGGCCGCATGCTCACGGTGTTCCAGAACCGGCGCTGGGACGGCGACTTCCGGACCCTGCGGCGCCTGCTCGACGACGGTGAGCTGGGACGGGTGCACACCTTCGAGTCCCGGTTCGAGTGGTGGAAGCCACAGGGGCCACGTGACTGGAAGGCGCGCGCGGGCGCGGCCGACGGCGGCGGCATCCTGTACGACCTCGGCACCCACCTGATCGACCAGGCGATCCAGCTGTTCGGCCCGGTCGCGCACGTGCACGCCGACGTCCTCCGCCGCGGCGCGGGTGACGGCGACGACGACACGTTCCTCGTGCTGGCCCACGAAAACGGCACCCGGTCCCGGCTGTTCATGACCGGTCTCGCCGCGCTGCCCGGCCCGCGGTTCCACGTTCTCGGCGACCGGGCCGGCTACACGAAACACGGCCTGGACCCGCAGGAGGACGCGCTGAAGAACGGCGCCCGGCCCGGCGACGACGGGTTCGGTCACGAACCGCGGGACAACTGGGGCACGCTCGGCGTCCCCGGCGACACCCGCCGCGTCGAGCCGGAACCCGGGGATTACGGCGAGTTCTACCGGCTGCTCGCCACCGCGATCGCCACCGGCGGCGCACCGCCGGTCGATCCGCGCGACGCGGTGGACGTCCTTCGCATCATCGAACGGGCACACGCCCAGAAGGGGGATCTTTCCCGATGA
- a CDS encoding hydantoinase B/oxoprolinase family protein, translating to MTHTEGKTMQDPVLVEVIGSALSSIVEEMGETLVRAAYSTNIKERRDCTASLFDAAGRMLAQDEGGSPLHLGSLMGIVDEITRRYPAGTIEDGDTFIGNDPFTGGGSHLPDIVLVSPVFLDGEITAWVANLAHHADFGDRGHAHIFQEGLRIPPVRLMRRGELQTDLFELILLNCQVPHERRADLRAQIAANRLAVTRYTELASRYGRDTLVAAAAALLDYTERRTRAAIAKVPNGTYTFADRFDCPELDDELDLGVTVTVHGDEVTFDFTAPPQVRASVNVVWTALHAAVYYSLKTLVDPDIIPNAGLHRPVTINAPRGSVLNCAEPAAVNGRSETCQRVVDLIHGALATAVPETVTAASNGANTGVHFSGVDSRTGRYFVYLETIGGGCGARLGKDGMDGVQVHMTNTSNLPVEALETEYPLVVEEYALVDDSGGDGRTRGGMGILRTVRVEESDVHFWLDTSRQRSQPWGLFGGGPGASASVELAEGAQPVEHGYTRLQPGDRVSIRTAGAGGYGPPSDRDPDQVRRDVAEGRISAERARTVYGVES from the coding sequence ATGACCCACACGGAAGGGAAGACCATGCAGGACCCCGTGCTGGTCGAGGTGATCGGCTCCGCGCTGTCGTCCATCGTGGAGGAGATGGGCGAGACGCTGGTGCGCGCGGCCTACTCGACCAACATCAAGGAACGCCGCGACTGCACCGCGTCGCTGTTCGACGCCGCGGGCCGGATGCTCGCCCAGGACGAGGGCGGCTCGCCGCTGCACCTGGGCTCGCTGATGGGCATCGTCGACGAGATCACCCGCCGCTACCCGGCCGGGACCATCGAGGACGGCGACACGTTCATCGGCAACGACCCGTTCACCGGCGGCGGTTCGCACCTGCCGGACATCGTGCTGGTGTCGCCGGTGTTCCTGGACGGCGAGATCACCGCGTGGGTGGCGAACCTGGCCCACCACGCCGACTTCGGGGACCGCGGCCACGCGCACATCTTCCAGGAGGGCCTGCGCATCCCGCCGGTGCGGCTGATGCGCCGGGGCGAGCTGCAGACCGACCTGTTCGAGCTGATCCTGCTCAACTGCCAGGTGCCGCACGAGCGCCGCGCGGACCTGCGTGCCCAGATCGCGGCGAACCGGCTCGCCGTCACCCGCTACACCGAGCTGGCCTCGCGGTACGGCCGCGACACGCTGGTGGCGGCGGCCGCGGCGCTGCTCGACTACACCGAGCGGCGCACCCGCGCGGCCATCGCGAAGGTCCCCAACGGCACGTACACCTTCGCGGACCGCTTCGACTGCCCCGAGCTGGACGACGAACTCGACCTCGGCGTCACCGTCACCGTGCACGGCGACGAGGTCACGTTCGACTTCACCGCGCCGCCGCAGGTCCGCGCCAGCGTCAACGTCGTGTGGACCGCGCTGCACGCGGCGGTCTACTACTCGCTCAAGACCCTGGTGGACCCGGACATCATCCCGAACGCGGGCCTGCACCGGCCGGTCACGATCAACGCCCCGCGCGGGTCGGTGCTCAACTGCGCCGAACCCGCCGCGGTCAACGGCCGCAGCGAGACCTGCCAGCGCGTGGTCGACCTGATCCACGGTGCCCTCGCCACCGCGGTGCCGGAAACCGTGACCGCGGCGAGCAACGGCGCCAACACCGGCGTGCACTTCTCCGGTGTGGACAGCCGCACCGGCCGCTACTTCGTCTACCTGGAGACGATCGGCGGCGGCTGCGGCGCGCGGCTGGGCAAGGACGGCATGGACGGCGTGCAGGTGCACATGACCAACACCAGCAACCTGCCGGTCGAGGCGCTGGAGACCGAGTACCCGCTGGTGGTCGAGGAGTACGCGCTCGTCGACGACTCCGGCGGCGACGGCCGCACCCGCGGCGGCATGGGCATCTTGCGCACGGTCCGCGTCGAGGAGTCCGACGTGCACTTCTGGCTGGACACCTCGCGGCAGCGCTCGCAGCCGTGGGGGCTGTTCGGCGGCGGGCCCGGCGCGAGCGCCAGCGTCGAGCTTGCCGAAGGGGCGCAACCGGTCGAGCACGGCTACACGCGCCTGCAGCCCGGCGACCGGGTGTCGATCCGGACCGCCGGGGCGGGCGGCTACGGGCCGCCGTCCGACCGTGACCCGGACCAGGTGCGCCGGGACGTCGCCGAAGGTCGGATCTCCGCCGAGCGCGCCCGGACCGTGTATGGGGTGGAGTCGTGA